The genomic interval CAGGGCGTCCACGAGCAGGATGCCGCCGCCGAGCACCGCGCCCGCGAGCAGCGCGTAACGCAGGGCTGCCCGTCCCAGAGGCGCGGCCAGGCCGCCCCGGAAGACGACCCAGCGGTTCATCGAGAAGTTCCCCGCCGAGCTCACGAGGCGCGCGATCGCGAGGGCGGGCGCGACGGGCAGGCCGATCGCGGTCAGCATCCAGAAGATCCCGGTGTCGACCGTGAAGGCCGCGAGCGAGGACGCGGCGAAGGCGAGCACGGGGCCGAGCACCCGCAGCGAGTCCCGGACGGGCCGGAAGTGGCTCGAGGCGTTGTCGTCCTCGTAGACCGTGCTGATCGGGACCTGATGCAGCCCGATGCCGTCGCGCGCCGCGCGCACGAGCATCGTGTACTCGTACTCGTAGCGATCGCCGGGCAGGGTCCGCGCCCACGTCAGGTGCCGCGCCGGGATGCCCCGCAGCCCTGTCTGGGTGTCGCCGAGGGAGACGCCCGCCGCGGCACGGAAGGCGAGCGAGCTGAGGGCGTTGCCGAAGCGGCTGCGCAGGGGCACCTCGCCGTCGAAGGCGCGCACGCCGAGCACGATCGGGGCGCGGTCCGCGGAGCCGCTGCGGCCGAGCTCCTCGCGGAGGCGCCGGATGTCGACGAGGGTGTGCTGGCCGTCGGCGTCGGCCGTGACGACGTCCGACCCGGGGAAGCAGCGCTGGGCCGCGGCGAACGCCTCGCGCAGGGCCGTGCCCTTGCCGCGGTTGTGAGCACAGCGCAGCACGCGGGCGCCCGCGAGCTCGCAGCGGTCGAAGACGACGTCGAAGCGCGGGCCCGAGCCGTCGTCGACCACGATCACGTCGATGCCCTCGGCGGCGAGGTCTCCCACGAGCCTCACCAGCTCGGGGCCGGGCTCGAGCGCGGGGATCGCGACCACGGCGCCGGGGCCGCGAGGGGCGGTCCCGTCGCTCGTCGGGGCGGGGGCCAGGACGGCGCGAGGGCTGTCGGCCTGCGTGAGCGGCGGGGTCAGCGGCCTCGCACGGCCGGGCAGGGGTGCCGGAGCTGCGGTCATCGCGCTCACCCGGCCACGTACAGGATGTCGGAGGTGCCGCGCTCGCCGCCGTTCGAGGGCTGGTTGACGATGTCGCCGTCGAAGATCATGACCGAGGAGCCGCCGCCGTCGAGGTTGTAGCCGCCCGTGCAGCCCAGGGAGAGCAGGATCTGGCCGAGCTCGGGGAGCGTGGCCCCGGCCGAGTAACCCTCCGACCGGCCGTCGACCACGAGGAACACGAGGTGGTTGTCGTCGATCACGCCCACCGCGGTGCGGGGCTGCTTGCCCTGGATGGAGTGGTTGCCGATGTTGGTGTCGATCTCGACGTCCTCGACCCCGTCGGGCACCGCGCCGTCCACGAGCACCGCCGGCCCGAAGCTGAGGGTGTTCCAGACCCCCGCGGCGAGGAGCGTGTCCGCGTCGGTCGTCGTCTCGTCGTAGATCCTGATCGAGCCGTCGCGGTAGAACGCCATCCCGGTGCGCGCCGGCTCGTCCCGGTAGGAGACCCCGTTGCGGATCTCGATGCCGGTGTCGCGGAAGCCGTAGTAGTCGCCGTTGATGGCGAGCACCGCATCGTGCGCGGCCGCCATCGCCGACGGCTTCTCGATGATCGACTGGCCGAACTCGTCGTTCGCGAAGGCGGAGCGGATCACGGTCGCGTCGGTGACCTGGATGTCGGCCGCGTACCAGGCCAGGGCCTCGGAGCCCGAGCCGGTCGCGGTCGAGGTGAGCGTGATCGTGGTGGTCGAGGACGTGTACCCGGTGGCCGAGTAGGCGCCGTCGGTCGAGCTGACCGTGCTGACGCCGGCGGCGGTCTCGGCGACGCCCACGTCCGCGACCTCGACCTTGTCGCGCACGTACCGGTCGTACGCCCAGGCGCCGGTGCCGCCGGTCGCGGCGAGGAGCCCGACGCCGCCGCCGAGCAGGACCCGGCGGGTCACACGGCGGGATCGGGGGCGTGGGCCCTTGCCGTCGGTCGGCGGTGGGGCGATGTCGGTGTCGGGGTGCTCGTTGTGCATGGCACGAGGCTCGGGCCCGTACTTGTGCGGGGCACCCCGGTGGGGCTGTGCAGGTGCTGTGCGGCGGGCCGCGTCAGCGCCGGGGCGCTCCCCCGCGTCCGAACGCCTTGGGGCCGAACATCGAGAGCATGACCACGAGGTCCACGACGGCGACGCCGACCAGGATCCACCGCACCGGGGGCTGAAGCAGGAACAGCCCCATCGCAGCGATCAGGATCGCCGCGATCACGGCGGCCACCACGACCAGCTGCGCGGCGCGCTGCTCGGGCGGGCGGGGTGCGGGCGGCGGGGAGAGCGTCATGCGGCCACCCTAGTCAGCGCCTGCGCGAGGCGGGCCGGCAGGGCAGCCCGCGCCCTGCCGGCTCTCCGCCGCGCGCCGGGCCCCGTCACCGGGCGCACGGGGCGGCCTCGAGCCGGGCGAGCACCTCGTCGAGGTCCTCGCGCGAGCGGTGCACGCCGTCGCGCACCACCCCGGCGATGCCGTGCAGGGCCCGATGGTCGGCCACGGGGTTCTCCTCGAGGAGCACGAGGTCGGCCTCGAAGCCGAGCTCGACCCGGCCCGCGACGTCCTGGCGCCCGAAGAAGCGTGCCGCGTCGAGCGTGGCCATCTGCAGGATCCGCAGCGGGGAGACCCCGGAGCCGGCGAGCAGGTCGAACTCGTCGTGGAT from Brachybacterium huguangmaarense carries:
- a CDS encoding phosphodiester glycosidase family protein, which gives rise to MHNEHPDTDIAPPPTDGKGPRPRSRRVTRRVLLGGGVGLLAATGGTGAWAYDRYVRDKVEVADVGVAETAAGVSTVSSTDGAYSATGYTSSTTTITLTSTATGSGSEALAWYAADIQVTDATVIRSAFANDEFGQSIIEKPSAMAAAHDAVLAINGDYYGFRDTGIEIRNGVSYRDEPARTGMAFYRDGSIRIYDETTTDADTLLAAGVWNTLSFGPAVLVDGAVPDGVEDVEIDTNIGNHSIQGKQPRTAVGVIDDNHLVFLVVDGRSEGYSAGATLPELGQILLSLGCTGGYNLDGGGSSVMIFDGDIVNQPSNGGERGTSDILYVAG
- a CDS encoding bifunctional glycosyltransferase family 2/GtrA family protein: MTAAPAPLPGRARPLTPPLTQADSPRAVLAPAPTSDGTAPRGPGAVVAIPALEPGPELVRLVGDLAAEGIDVIVVDDGSGPRFDVVFDRCELAGARVLRCAHNRGKGTALREAFAAAQRCFPGSDVVTADADGQHTLVDIRRLREELGRSGSADRAPIVLGVRAFDGEVPLRSRFGNALSSLAFRAAAGVSLGDTQTGLRGIPARHLTWARTLPGDRYEYEYTMLVRAARDGIGLHQVPISTVYEDDNASSHFRPVRDSLRVLGPVLAFAASSLAAFTVDTGIFWMLTAIGLPVAPALAIARLVSSAGNFSMNRWVVFRGGLAAPLGRAALRYALLAGAVLGGGILLVDALMALGLAAVPAKIAADLLLFSLSFVVQKVLVFRRP